Proteins encoded by one window of Akkermansia muciniphila ATCC BAA-835:
- the xseA gene encoding exodeoxyribonuclease VII large subunit yields MEFPEETPAAPKPITVKQLVYRLRDTVSIAMGTQWVVGELSNVKHHTSGHVYFTLKEQGAEIFCAFFKAAASKCPIRLQEGMKVHVLGSATVYPDRGQLQLVIRQVKAAGQGDLQTRFLELKAKLQREGLFDAEHKKKIPTFPRAIGIVTSPTGAVIQDMRHVLERRAPWVKAYLLPIRVQGAGAEHEIAAAVRAWSGAPFNGLPPVDVLIVGRGGGSIEDLWNFNEETVARAIYECTVPVISAVGHDTDFTIADFVADLRAPTPTAAAELATPDGPEWLRKLSRMEQALHASARHSLLRSKLKLDVYLRGKLLDAYSLLSPYSQRLDDMEETLQNAATTRIFHNALHINKLEHQLQMRHPAHRNRERTQLLASLQAGLSHAAAARMTDLSSQLTLIQARLEAHSPEQTLRRGYALVENQDKQLIRQTNQVHAGEKLKIRVSDGCFYVRDDTPQ; encoded by the coding sequence ATGGAATTCCCGGAGGAAACGCCCGCCGCGCCCAAACCCATCACAGTCAAACAGCTCGTTTACCGCCTGAGGGACACGGTCAGCATCGCTATGGGCACCCAGTGGGTGGTGGGAGAACTGAGTAACGTCAAGCATCACACCAGCGGCCACGTTTATTTCACCCTGAAGGAACAGGGAGCGGAAATTTTCTGCGCCTTTTTCAAGGCAGCGGCTTCCAAATGCCCCATACGGCTCCAGGAAGGGATGAAAGTCCATGTCCTGGGCAGCGCCACCGTATACCCGGACCGGGGGCAACTCCAGCTGGTCATCAGGCAGGTAAAAGCTGCAGGACAGGGAGATTTGCAGACTCGCTTTTTGGAGTTGAAAGCCAAACTCCAGCGCGAGGGGTTGTTTGATGCGGAACACAAAAAGAAAATTCCCACGTTCCCCCGCGCCATCGGCATCGTCACCTCCCCCACCGGCGCCGTCATCCAGGACATGCGGCACGTATTGGAACGCCGCGCCCCGTGGGTGAAGGCTTATCTGCTGCCCATACGCGTGCAGGGGGCAGGAGCGGAGCACGAAATAGCCGCAGCCGTGCGCGCTTGGTCCGGAGCCCCCTTTAACGGTCTCCCTCCCGTGGACGTGCTCATTGTAGGCCGCGGCGGCGGCTCCATTGAGGATTTGTGGAATTTCAATGAGGAAACGGTGGCGCGCGCCATTTACGAATGTACCGTTCCCGTGATTTCCGCAGTGGGTCATGATACGGACTTCACCATTGCCGATTTTGTAGCGGATCTGCGCGCTCCCACTCCCACTGCAGCCGCGGAACTGGCCACACCGGACGGCCCCGAATGGCTCCGCAAGCTGTCCAGAATGGAACAGGCTCTTCATGCATCCGCTCGGCATTCCCTCTTGCGTTCCAAGCTGAAACTGGATGTTTACCTGCGAGGGAAACTGTTGGATGCGTATTCCCTGCTCTCTCCTTATTCTCAGCGCCTGGACGATATGGAAGAAACTCTGCAGAATGCCGCAACCACGAGAATTTTTCATAATGCGCTGCATATTAACAAATTGGAACATCAACTGCAAATGCGCCATCCCGCCCACAGGAACCGGGAGCGTACACAGCTTCTGGCTTCCCTTCAGGCCGGTTTATCCCATGCTGCCGCCGCCCGCATGACGGATTTATCTTCACAACTCACTCTTATTCAAGCACGTCTTGAAGCACACAGCCCGGAACAGACCCTGCGCCGCGGATATGCCCTGGTGGAAAACCAGGATAAGCAGCTTATCCGGCAGACAAACCAGGTGCATGCAGGGGAAAAATTGAAAATCCGTGTTTCCGACGGTTGTTTTTATGTCAGGGATGACACGCCACAATAA